The Brevibacillus humidisoli DNA segment ACCACTACGTTGTCCACGAACTGCAAATGATCGCCGCTCACTGGCTCAAAGGAAACGCCGTTACAATGCACGGGGCGAATCTTCTCTACTGACTGAACGGCGTGCTTCGTATCGAACGGATCCTCGATCGGGTAAACGTAGTGAATGACCTTTCCGAGAAAGTCCTCCACCATCTGGACGTTTTTCAACGTAGAGGCGCTGAGGCCAATCGCGCGAAGGACGCTGGGCGTAAACCCCAACCGTGCCCAATGTTTCCGCTGGATGTTCTTCCGCCGCTCCTCTGTCCCAAGAGGCTGCTTCTGTCCGAAGTAAATCCAGTCCCACACATCCAGTGCATAGGTGGCCAAGAGGGGAAAAAACTGCAGTCCCAACTCTCCCCGACGAGCGGCATAGTCATCGACGGGTACGGCTACCCCTTCAAAGTAGTACTCAGCCACCCTGTTCTCATACCAGTAGGGTGGCAACATTTCTCGGTATCGCTCAGGAATCATGTCGTCACCACCAGTTCTAGCGTTGCAACGGCATCAGCGGGGATCGTCAGATTGGCAGTCCCGCCATTCAACGTGTAGTTGGTGAAGTCTTTGACACCGTCTACCAAAAAGAGCGATCCAATCACCTGGTACACGATCTCGGAACGCCCTTTCAAGTAGGTTTTGATTTGATTGGTTATCTCCGAAGTAACTTTCTCCATCACAGCGTCTGGCTCAAGGATCAGCGCCACTGATACAGAAACCGGATAGACATTGGCCGGAAGCACCTGCAAGTCATGCAGGGCCTTTCGTTTTTCTTCCAATTGATCCCGCACCTGCTGCGCTAACTCCGCAGATGCTGGCTGCCCGGTACTATCCGTGATGTACACGTCGATCGATAGATCGTGTCGTGCCTTCTCGATGGCAACTGCGCCTCCCACCCCGTCAATTGCCCGCGCCCACTGCTCGTAATCAATCCTGCGCCCATCCCCCTCTTCCGTCCGTGCGCGGTCGATCAATCGCTGCCGGTACGGATCATCTGCCTCGTCGATGTTTCGCTCCAATCCCATAAACACACCGTGAGCATCCAAAAACTCCCCATCCGCCCAAGGCAGGAATCCCTGCACAAAAGCATATTCCAACAGCTGCTGCTGCTCGCTGATCTCGTCGGCAATCGGGTAGAGCAGATCGTAGAAAAACTCCCCTTCCTCTGTAGCTGGCAGAGTCTCCCCTCGCTCCTGCGCCAAAGCCTCCAGCCGGTTCACCATTCGCTGATAAATCTGATCCGCCGTCTCCCGCAAAATCGGCATCTCCGGCTTCTCTATCGCTGCCATGCGTCCACCTCCGTTCTGGTTGTGCCTCTTACACCTTCGATTTCAAGCGAGAATATGATGCCGTTTCCTTCAAACCGGATGTCCATTACCTCGGCCCGCTCGATCTCGCTGTGGGCCTCCAGCGCTTCCTGGGCCTGTGTTTTAATGGTTGCCAGGGATATACCCGACCGCATGCGGCCCACTTCGTATAAGAAGTCCACCCCGTACCGCTCCGAGTAGATGGCGTAGCGAAACCGTCTAGTGTTGAGAATCTTTTTAGCCGCCTCCTCCAGGTACTCGGCATAGCTGGTCGTACGAAGGTACCGCCCATCTGGCCCCTGTCGAAACTGTTTCGTTTCCCAGTCAAACTTGTACGTCCAGGGGATCGGCGTCTGTTCATCCTGCTGCTTGAGCAGTTGGTTGTCTTGCAGTTGTGGAAACATTTCACTTCACCTTCCCCAACACCAGATATTGACCATTCGCACAGCGGACAAGCACGACTTTCCTGCCAATGTCCTCTGACAGAATCACCTCATCCTCCAGCAAAACGCATTCCTCCTCTTCCAACGGTTCCGGGTCCCGATCCAGCTTAATCGTGAGAGGGGCGTGCAACTGAATGGTCCCGAATTCCGGCTGTGTATCCGTAATACCTGACCTGGCCCCTTGAAACAGTTTCGCAATCGCGGTCTGCATCTCTCTGTGCTCACCTCCTCTCCATCTCCAGATCCATCGTGAACTGGCCGCCCTTCCACATGCCGCGGCAGGACGTGACGATCCAATCCGAGATGGTTTGTCCATCCTTCTCCTGAATCTTGATGGCCCACCCGGCCCGCAGCATCGCCGCCTTGGGATCGCTGTGCTTGACGGTAATCGACCGGGTGACGGGCACCTTGGACAGTTCCTTCAATTGCCTGTCGGCTAAGCTGGACAGGTTGGTGTCTTCTCCGGCATCGACCATCTTTTCCATCCGGCCAATGTCCTGGATGAGCGATCCGTTTTCCTTGGTTACGCGGCCTGCCACCTTATCGTCTTTATATCGCTCGACGGTGACCACCGTGTACACGTCCTCGATGCTGTTGCCGGTCGAGCTGCTTTCCAACAGATCGGCACGGAAGAGGGGAATGCTCTGATTCCCTCCTTCCGGCACGACGGTCAGCTTGTCTCGCTGATGCTGGAGGAAGTAACGCTTTCCTGTCTTTTCATAGGCTTGTTCCATGATGGTCGTATACAGCGACCCATACGATTGCGAGACCATGCGCTCCTTGATCGAAAAGCCGAGGGACGGGCAGGAGAAGGCGATCCCTGTACCCTTGATCACTCGCTCCAGCTCCTTGCCCGCATCCCCGTTCAGGCGAACCGGCCCAGTGTCATTCTTCTGCAG contains these protein-coding regions:
- a CDS encoding XkdQ/YqbQ family protein encodes the protein MRVVYGKGAERIELTDSIVDLSWSSSRGQIAQTCDIRIRNSPLLQAAGFLMLFSGEELMESEQFFHGPIVNPRRDDKTVDLSATAYELSWYLQKNDTGPVRLNGDAGKELERVIKGTGIAFSCPSLGFSIKERMVSQSYGSLYTTIMEQAYEKTGKRYFLQHQRDKLTVVPEGGNQSIPLFRADLLESSSTGNSIEDVYTVVTVERYKDDKVAGRVTKENGSLIQDIGRMEKMVDAGEDTNLSSLADRQLKELSKVPVTRSITVKHSDPKAAMLRAGWAIKIQEKDGQTISDWIVTSCRGMWKGGQFTMDLEMERR
- a CDS encoding DUF2634 domain-containing protein — encoded protein: MFPQLQDNQLLKQQDEQTPIPWTYKFDWETKQFRQGPDGRYLRTTSYAEYLEEAAKKILNTRRFRYAIYSERYGVDFLYEVGRMRSGISLATIKTQAQEALEAHSEIERAEVMDIRFEGNGIIFSLEIEGVRGTTRTEVDAWQR
- a CDS encoding YmfQ family protein, with product MIPERYREMLPPYWYENRVAEYYFEGVAVPVDDYAARRGELGLQFFPLLATYALDVWDWIYFGQKQPLGTEERRKNIQRKHWARLGFTPSVLRAIGLSASTLKNVQMVEDFLGKVIHYVYPIEDPFDTKHAVQSVEKIRPVHCNGVSFEPVSGDHLQFVDNVVVGIKEYHIVAEFRVGMTPIKRYEEVLV
- a CDS encoding baseplate J/gp47 family protein; translation: MAAIEKPEMPILRETADQIYQRMVNRLEALAQERGETLPATEEGEFFYDLLYPIADEISEQQQLLEYAFVQGFLPWADGEFLDAHGVFMGLERNIDEADDPYRQRLIDRARTEEGDGRRIDYEQWARAIDGVGGAVAIEKARHDLSIDVYITDSTGQPASAELAQQVRDQLEEKRKALHDLQVLPANVYPVSVSVALILEPDAVMEKVTSEITNQIKTYLKGRSEIVYQVIGSLFLVDGVKDFTNYTLNGGTANLTIPADAVATLELVVTT